From the genome of Triticum aestivum cultivar Chinese Spring chromosome 3B, IWGSC CS RefSeq v2.1, whole genome shotgun sequence, one region includes:
- the LOC123072915 gene encoding probable protein phosphatase 2C 38, with translation MVGQTMMRIVRPCFKPSLPDAAQVVAAGGGGTREGLLWYRDAGRHACGDFSMAVVQANQLLEDASQLEAGPLLAADAPCATFVGVYDGHGGPETARFVADNLFHHLKKFATEQQTVSADVIRRSYAATEEGFLNLVRKQWLIKPQIASVGTCCLVGIINEGVLYIANTGDSRAVLGRVERGVKDVKAVQLSSEHNASFQEVRDELRQMHPDDPRIVVLKHNVWRVKGIIQVSRTIGDAYLKSSEFNREPLLARFRIPGPFHKPILCPEPSIEEHRLCAEDQFVIFASDGLWEHLSNQEAVDIVHCSPRNGIARRLVKAALREAAKKREMRYSDLKKIDRGVRRHFHDDITVVVLFLDPALISRRLYGGPLLSLRGGGSTPTFAQKC, from the exons ATGGTGGGGCAGACCATGATGCGCATCGTGCGGCCCTGCTTCAAGCCCTCGCTGCCCGACGCCGCGCAGGTCGTCGCCGCCGGGGGCGGCGGAACCAGGGAGGGCCTGCTCTGGTACAGGGACGCCGGCAGGCACGCCTGCGGCGACTTCTCCATGGCCGTCGTGCAGGCCAACCAGCTGCTCGAGGACGCCAGCCAGCTCGAGGCCGGGCCCCTCCTCGCCGCTGACGCGCCCTGCGCCACCTTCGTCGGCGTCTACGACGGCCACGGCGGGCCCGAGACCGCCCGCTTCGTCGCCGACAACCTCTTCCACCACCTCAAGA AGTTtgcgacggaacaacagaccgTGTCGGCCGACGTGATACGCAGATCCTACGCTGCCACCGAGGAGGGGTTTCTGAACCTTGTGAGGAAGCAGTGGCTCATCAAGCCGCAGATCGCCTCGGTCGGTACGTGCTGTCTGGTTGGCATTATCAACGAAGGGGTCCTTTACATAGCAAACACCGGTGATTCTCGTGCGGTCCTCGGGAGAGTCGAGCGGGGTGTCAAAGATGTTAAGGCCGTTCAGCTCTCGTCCGAGCATAATGCGAGCTTTCAGGAGGTAAGGGATGAGCTAAGACAGATGCACCCGGACGACCCCCGGATCGTGGTACTGAAGCACAATGTTTGGCGCGTTAAAGGCATTATTCAG GTTTCCAGAACGATTGGTGACGCCTACCTAAAAAGTTCGGAGTTTAACCGCGAGCCTCTTCTGGCCCGGTTCCGCATTCCAGGACCCTTCCATAAACCAATTCTTTGTCCAGAACCATCCATAGAAGAACACAGACTGTGCGCAGAAGATCAGTTCGTTATATTTGCCTCTGATGGACTATGGGAGCACTTGAGCAATCAGGAAGCTGTGGATATAGTTCACTGTTCACCTCGGAAT GGCATTGCGAGACGACTAGTAAAAGCAGCTCTGCGGGAGGCGGCAAAGAAGAGAGAAATGAGATACTCAGACTTGAAGAAGATCGACCGCGGGGTCAGGAGGCACTTCCACGATGATATTACTGTTGTGGTATTATTCCTGGACCCCGCGCTTATCAGCAGGAGGCTCTACGGTGGGCCGTTGCTCTCGCTAAGGGGCGGTGGCAGCACGCCAACGTTTGCACAGAAATGCTGA